One stretch of Juglans microcarpa x Juglans regia isolate MS1-56 chromosome 3D, Jm3101_v1.0, whole genome shotgun sequence DNA includes these proteins:
- the LOC121255820 gene encoding uncharacterized protein LOC121255820 isoform X2, whose translation MALCFQAVPLVAPPSYPNAIAWSDENLIAVASGHLVTILNPALPSGPRGLITVPVGEPFPLGVVDRKELLSGCLLPTCLSRDRRPCVRSIAWSPLGMAANSGSLLAVCTTEGCVKLYRPPFCDFGAEWIEVMDISERLYDYLARINFGKFDVSCTENSDATGHRCAEDSSNFISKKVYKRRKTTNKGSGTIWEPCRRKNKDSNVSSDPHTEMETVPEISCGQLGDENSLQIVPMSNSKAKSLEQIPEKCTLPQITASQYASRSAMLSSLTVAWSPLLPLSCELCPVPQTGSSVSLLALGCKSGNISIWRVYIPECYSVECSRGPTTVTLVGLLQAHLSWITSISWALLASDSSNPQILLATGSSDGSVRIWLGNDKELLNSSEVNSTPLFLLKKVIIADAAPVSVLSLIMPAKSTHKMLLAVGKGSGSFEVWNCDIYSNNFEKFGSYDAHDNVVGLAWAFDGSCLYSCSQDNFVRSWIVRGSSLCEVPIPSNTPHLRSSADLADVFISCIGVAMSPGNLVVAMARNLDLELLDPMYQARAQKAVVEFYWIGGQQLDHLSNTDPLDMKAPKGFPCFPEKELACWESNILWSLKKYEHLDEPLVVWDIIASLLAFKQTASKFVEHILLKWLSFSSTGSEVGLPAKKLLPCISASLSKINSRQLHLLNIICRRVMLSELKADQINRKLENLRGLSSAEGRQLTMWMELLFSSERELRERLLGFSFSASISRMSRRATTASRPGYWYPIGLAQMERWVALNHEHVRDQLKALASEVGRHETSECAAVEQCSYCSALVPFDSPEVGFCRGLEGESGIGQSHTLPRCAVSMQICPTTPLWFCICCNRRAFRLAPETLFSMPGNHVDFKSSTKSSVVEVPSKPLCPFCGILLQRLQPDFLLSASPV comes from the exons ATGGCGTTGTGCTTCCAGGCCGTGCCGCTGGTGGCCCCGCCTTCATACCCGAATGCCATTGCCTGGTCCGACGAGAATTTAATCGCTGTCGCTTCAGGGCACCTTGTCACTATACTG AATCCGGCATTGCCTTCTGGACCTCGTGGCCTTATCACAGTCCCTGTTGGCGAACCTTTTCCACTTGGTGTCGTGGATAGGAAAG AATTACTCTCTGGCTGCTTGTTACCCACCTGTTTATCCCGGGATCGTCGACCTTGTGTTCGATCGATAGCATGGTCCCCACTTGGAATGGCTGCTAACTCAGG ATCCTTGCTGGCTGTTTGCACCACAGAAGGATGTGTGAAACTTTATCGTCCACCTTTTTGCGATTTTGGTGCTGAATGGATAGAG GTGATGGATATATCAGAGAGGCTTTACGATTATCTTGCAAGGATCAACTTTGGGAAGTTTGATGTTTCTTGTACAGAAAATTCTGAT GCAACAGGACATAGATGTGCAGAAGATTCATCAaactttatttccaaaaaaGTGTATAAGAGAAGAAAAAC CACCAATAAGGGCTCTGGAACTATTTGGGAACCATGTCGTCGGAAAAATAAGGATTCCAATGTCAGCTCTGACCCGCATACTGAGATGGAAACA GTGCCTGAGATAAGTTGTGGCCAACTGGGAGATGAAAATTCACTTCAAATTGTTCCCATGTCTAATTCTAAAGCAAAATCACTCGAGCAGATACCAGAAAAGTGCACGCTCCCACAGATTACTGCAAGTCAATATGCTTCTCGCAGTGCAATGCTGTCATCACTCACTGTTGCCTGGTCTCCATTGCTGCCGTTATCATGTGAACTTTGTCCAGTTCCTCAGACTGGTTCATCTGTTTCTCTACTTGCACTTGGTTGCAAGTCTGGTAACATTTCTATATGGAGAGTTTACATACCAGAATGCTACTCTGTTGAGTGCAGTAGGGGACCGACTACTGTAACCCTTGTTGGGCTCCTTCAGGCACACCTTTCGTGGATAACATCAATCAGTTGGGCACTACTTGCTTCTGATTCTTCAAATCCTCAGATTTTATTGGCTACTGGGAGTTCTGATGGGAG TGTGAGGATCTGGCTAGGGAATGATAAAGAATTGCTGAACTCATCAGAAGTCAATTCCACTCCCCTTTTCCTATTGAAGAAG GTTATAATTGCTGATGCTGCCCCAGTTTCGGTGCTTTCACTTATTATGCCTGCTAAGTCCACGCATAAAATGCTCTTAGCAGTTGGCAAAGGATCTGGATCTTTTGAAGTTTGGAATTGTGATATATATAGCAacaattttgagaaatttggcTCATATGATGCTCATGACAATGTTGTAG GCTTAGCTTGGGCGTTTGATGGATCTTGCTTGTACAGCTGCAGCCAG GATAATTTTGTGCGCAGCTGGATTGTACGTGGGAGTTCTCTCTGTGAAGTACCCATTCCTTCGAATACACCCCATCTTAGGAGCTCAGCTGAT CTTGCAGATGTATTTATATCATGCATTGGTGTGGCGATGTCCCCTGGAAATCTTGTGGTTGCAATG GCACGCAATTTGGATCTTGAACTGTTGGATCCAATGTACCAAGCAAG GGCTCAAAAGGCAGTGGTTGAGTTTTACTGGATTGGAGGGCAACAACTGGATCATTTGTCAAACACTGATCCACTTGATATGAAGGCACCGAAGGGATTCCCTTGTTTTCCAGAGAAGGAATTGGCATGTTGGGAGTCCAATATTCTTTGgtcattgaaaaaatatgaacatttggATGAGCCTCTGGTTGTTTGGGATATCATAGCATCATTATTAGCTTTCAAGCAGACAGCTTCGAAGTTTGTAGAACATATACTGCTTAAATGGCTCTCATTTTCATCTACGGGGTCTGAGGTTGGCCTTCCAGCTAAAAAGCTTTTGCCATGCATCTCTGCAAGTTTGTCAAAGATTAATTCTCGTCAGCTGCACCTTCTAAATATAATCTGTAGACGTGTCATGCTATCAGAGCTGAAGGCCGATCAAATAAACAGAAAATTGGAGAACTTGAGAGGATTAAGTAGTGCTGAAGGGAGGCAACTGACCATGTGGATGGAGTTACTTTTCAGCAGTGAAAGAGAACTCCGCGAGAGGCTTTTGGGTTTTAGCTTTTCTGCTTCTATAAGCCGTATGTCCCGTAGAGCCACCACTGCTTCTCGACCTGGGTATTGGTATCCTATTGGATTAGCACAAATGGAGCGGTGGGTTGCACTTAATCATGAACATGTAAGGGATCAACTGAAAGCCCTTGCATCAGAAGTTGGAAGGCATGAGACGAG TGAATGTGCAGCAGTGGAGCAATGTAGCTATTGTTCAGCGCTAGTTCCATTTGATTCACCAGAAGTTGGCTTTTGCCGAGGTCTAGAGGGTGAAAGTGGTATTGGTCAGAGCCACACACTACCAAGGTGTGCAGTTTCTATGCAGATTTGTCCTACTACTCCCTTATGGTTTTGCATATGTTGTAATAGACGGGCTTTCAGACTGGCACCTGAGACTCTTTTTTCGATGCCTGGAAACCATGTTGATTTTAAATCTTCTACCAAGTCATCTGTTGTAGAAGTACCTTCAAAACCTTTGTGTCCCTTTTGTGGGATTCTGCTACAGAGACTACAGCCAGACTTTCTACTTTCTGCATCACCTGTGTAG
- the LOC121255820 gene encoding uncharacterized protein LOC121255820 isoform X1, with protein MALCFQAVPLVAPPSYPNAIAWSDENLIAVASGHLVTILNPALPSGPRGLITVPVGEPFPLGVVDRKELLSGCLLPTCLSRDRRPCVRSIAWSPLGMAANSGSLLAVCTTEGCVKLYRPPFCDFGAEWIEVMDISERLYDYLARINFGKFDVSCTENSDATGHRCAEDSSNFISKKVYKRRKTTNKGSGTIWEPCRRKNKDSNVSSDPHTEMETVPEISCGQLGDENSLQIVPMSNSKAKSLEQIPEKCTLPQITASQYASRSAMLSSLTVAWSPLLPLSCELCPVPQTGSSVSLLALGCKSGNISIWRVYIPECYSVECSRGPTTVTLVGLLQAHLSWITSISWALLASDSSNPQILLATGSSDGSVRIWLGNDKELLNSSEVNSTPLFLLKKVIIADAAPVSVLSLIMPAKSTHKMLLAVGKGSGSFEVWNCDIYSNNFEKFGSYDAHDNVVTGLAWAFDGSCLYSCSQDNFVRSWIVRGSSLCEVPIPSNTPHLRSSADLADVFISCIGVAMSPGNLVVAMARNLDLELLDPMYQARAQKAVVEFYWIGGQQLDHLSNTDPLDMKAPKGFPCFPEKELACWESNILWSLKKYEHLDEPLVVWDIIASLLAFKQTASKFVEHILLKWLSFSSTGSEVGLPAKKLLPCISASLSKINSRQLHLLNIICRRVMLSELKADQINRKLENLRGLSSAEGRQLTMWMELLFSSERELRERLLGFSFSASISRMSRRATTASRPGYWYPIGLAQMERWVALNHEHVRDQLKALASEVGRHETSECAAVEQCSYCSALVPFDSPEVGFCRGLEGESGIGQSHTLPRCAVSMQICPTTPLWFCICCNRRAFRLAPETLFSMPGNHVDFKSSTKSSVVEVPSKPLCPFCGILLQRLQPDFLLSASPV; from the exons ATGGCGTTGTGCTTCCAGGCCGTGCCGCTGGTGGCCCCGCCTTCATACCCGAATGCCATTGCCTGGTCCGACGAGAATTTAATCGCTGTCGCTTCAGGGCACCTTGTCACTATACTG AATCCGGCATTGCCTTCTGGACCTCGTGGCCTTATCACAGTCCCTGTTGGCGAACCTTTTCCACTTGGTGTCGTGGATAGGAAAG AATTACTCTCTGGCTGCTTGTTACCCACCTGTTTATCCCGGGATCGTCGACCTTGTGTTCGATCGATAGCATGGTCCCCACTTGGAATGGCTGCTAACTCAGG ATCCTTGCTGGCTGTTTGCACCACAGAAGGATGTGTGAAACTTTATCGTCCACCTTTTTGCGATTTTGGTGCTGAATGGATAGAG GTGATGGATATATCAGAGAGGCTTTACGATTATCTTGCAAGGATCAACTTTGGGAAGTTTGATGTTTCTTGTACAGAAAATTCTGAT GCAACAGGACATAGATGTGCAGAAGATTCATCAaactttatttccaaaaaaGTGTATAAGAGAAGAAAAAC CACCAATAAGGGCTCTGGAACTATTTGGGAACCATGTCGTCGGAAAAATAAGGATTCCAATGTCAGCTCTGACCCGCATACTGAGATGGAAACA GTGCCTGAGATAAGTTGTGGCCAACTGGGAGATGAAAATTCACTTCAAATTGTTCCCATGTCTAATTCTAAAGCAAAATCACTCGAGCAGATACCAGAAAAGTGCACGCTCCCACAGATTACTGCAAGTCAATATGCTTCTCGCAGTGCAATGCTGTCATCACTCACTGTTGCCTGGTCTCCATTGCTGCCGTTATCATGTGAACTTTGTCCAGTTCCTCAGACTGGTTCATCTGTTTCTCTACTTGCACTTGGTTGCAAGTCTGGTAACATTTCTATATGGAGAGTTTACATACCAGAATGCTACTCTGTTGAGTGCAGTAGGGGACCGACTACTGTAACCCTTGTTGGGCTCCTTCAGGCACACCTTTCGTGGATAACATCAATCAGTTGGGCACTACTTGCTTCTGATTCTTCAAATCCTCAGATTTTATTGGCTACTGGGAGTTCTGATGGGAG TGTGAGGATCTGGCTAGGGAATGATAAAGAATTGCTGAACTCATCAGAAGTCAATTCCACTCCCCTTTTCCTATTGAAGAAG GTTATAATTGCTGATGCTGCCCCAGTTTCGGTGCTTTCACTTATTATGCCTGCTAAGTCCACGCATAAAATGCTCTTAGCAGTTGGCAAAGGATCTGGATCTTTTGAAGTTTGGAATTGTGATATATATAGCAacaattttgagaaatttggcTCATATGATGCTCATGACAATGTT GTTACAGGCTTAGCTTGGGCGTTTGATGGATCTTGCTTGTACAGCTGCAGCCAG GATAATTTTGTGCGCAGCTGGATTGTACGTGGGAGTTCTCTCTGTGAAGTACCCATTCCTTCGAATACACCCCATCTTAGGAGCTCAGCTGAT CTTGCAGATGTATTTATATCATGCATTGGTGTGGCGATGTCCCCTGGAAATCTTGTGGTTGCAATG GCACGCAATTTGGATCTTGAACTGTTGGATCCAATGTACCAAGCAAG GGCTCAAAAGGCAGTGGTTGAGTTTTACTGGATTGGAGGGCAACAACTGGATCATTTGTCAAACACTGATCCACTTGATATGAAGGCACCGAAGGGATTCCCTTGTTTTCCAGAGAAGGAATTGGCATGTTGGGAGTCCAATATTCTTTGgtcattgaaaaaatatgaacatttggATGAGCCTCTGGTTGTTTGGGATATCATAGCATCATTATTAGCTTTCAAGCAGACAGCTTCGAAGTTTGTAGAACATATACTGCTTAAATGGCTCTCATTTTCATCTACGGGGTCTGAGGTTGGCCTTCCAGCTAAAAAGCTTTTGCCATGCATCTCTGCAAGTTTGTCAAAGATTAATTCTCGTCAGCTGCACCTTCTAAATATAATCTGTAGACGTGTCATGCTATCAGAGCTGAAGGCCGATCAAATAAACAGAAAATTGGAGAACTTGAGAGGATTAAGTAGTGCTGAAGGGAGGCAACTGACCATGTGGATGGAGTTACTTTTCAGCAGTGAAAGAGAACTCCGCGAGAGGCTTTTGGGTTTTAGCTTTTCTGCTTCTATAAGCCGTATGTCCCGTAGAGCCACCACTGCTTCTCGACCTGGGTATTGGTATCCTATTGGATTAGCACAAATGGAGCGGTGGGTTGCACTTAATCATGAACATGTAAGGGATCAACTGAAAGCCCTTGCATCAGAAGTTGGAAGGCATGAGACGAG TGAATGTGCAGCAGTGGAGCAATGTAGCTATTGTTCAGCGCTAGTTCCATTTGATTCACCAGAAGTTGGCTTTTGCCGAGGTCTAGAGGGTGAAAGTGGTATTGGTCAGAGCCACACACTACCAAGGTGTGCAGTTTCTATGCAGATTTGTCCTACTACTCCCTTATGGTTTTGCATATGTTGTAATAGACGGGCTTTCAGACTGGCACCTGAGACTCTTTTTTCGATGCCTGGAAACCATGTTGATTTTAAATCTTCTACCAAGTCATCTGTTGTAGAAGTACCTTCAAAACCTTTGTGTCCCTTTTGTGGGATTCTGCTACAGAGACTACAGCCAGACTTTCTACTTTCTGCATCACCTGTGTAG
- the LOC121255820 gene encoding uncharacterized protein LOC121255820 isoform X3: MDISERLYDYLARINFGKFDVSCTENSDATGHRCAEDSSNFISKKVYKRRKTTNKGSGTIWEPCRRKNKDSNVSSDPHTEMETVPEISCGQLGDENSLQIVPMSNSKAKSLEQIPEKCTLPQITASQYASRSAMLSSLTVAWSPLLPLSCELCPVPQTGSSVSLLALGCKSGNISIWRVYIPECYSVECSRGPTTVTLVGLLQAHLSWITSISWALLASDSSNPQILLATGSSDGSVRIWLGNDKELLNSSEVNSTPLFLLKKVIIADAAPVSVLSLIMPAKSTHKMLLAVGKGSGSFEVWNCDIYSNNFEKFGSYDAHDNVVTGLAWAFDGSCLYSCSQDNFVRSWIVRGSSLCEVPIPSNTPHLRSSADLADVFISCIGVAMSPGNLVVAMARNLDLELLDPMYQARAQKAVVEFYWIGGQQLDHLSNTDPLDMKAPKGFPCFPEKELACWESNILWSLKKYEHLDEPLVVWDIIASLLAFKQTASKFVEHILLKWLSFSSTGSEVGLPAKKLLPCISASLSKINSRQLHLLNIICRRVMLSELKADQINRKLENLRGLSSAEGRQLTMWMELLFSSERELRERLLGFSFSASISRMSRRATTASRPGYWYPIGLAQMERWVALNHEHVRDQLKALASEVGRHETSECAAVEQCSYCSALVPFDSPEVGFCRGLEGESGIGQSHTLPRCAVSMQICPTTPLWFCICCNRRAFRLAPETLFSMPGNHVDFKSSTKSSVVEVPSKPLCPFCGILLQRLQPDFLLSASPV, from the exons ATGGATATATCAGAGAGGCTTTACGATTATCTTGCAAGGATCAACTTTGGGAAGTTTGATGTTTCTTGTACAGAAAATTCTGAT GCAACAGGACATAGATGTGCAGAAGATTCATCAaactttatttccaaaaaaGTGTATAAGAGAAGAAAAAC CACCAATAAGGGCTCTGGAACTATTTGGGAACCATGTCGTCGGAAAAATAAGGATTCCAATGTCAGCTCTGACCCGCATACTGAGATGGAAACA GTGCCTGAGATAAGTTGTGGCCAACTGGGAGATGAAAATTCACTTCAAATTGTTCCCATGTCTAATTCTAAAGCAAAATCACTCGAGCAGATACCAGAAAAGTGCACGCTCCCACAGATTACTGCAAGTCAATATGCTTCTCGCAGTGCAATGCTGTCATCACTCACTGTTGCCTGGTCTCCATTGCTGCCGTTATCATGTGAACTTTGTCCAGTTCCTCAGACTGGTTCATCTGTTTCTCTACTTGCACTTGGTTGCAAGTCTGGTAACATTTCTATATGGAGAGTTTACATACCAGAATGCTACTCTGTTGAGTGCAGTAGGGGACCGACTACTGTAACCCTTGTTGGGCTCCTTCAGGCACACCTTTCGTGGATAACATCAATCAGTTGGGCACTACTTGCTTCTGATTCTTCAAATCCTCAGATTTTATTGGCTACTGGGAGTTCTGATGGGAG TGTGAGGATCTGGCTAGGGAATGATAAAGAATTGCTGAACTCATCAGAAGTCAATTCCACTCCCCTTTTCCTATTGAAGAAG GTTATAATTGCTGATGCTGCCCCAGTTTCGGTGCTTTCACTTATTATGCCTGCTAAGTCCACGCATAAAATGCTCTTAGCAGTTGGCAAAGGATCTGGATCTTTTGAAGTTTGGAATTGTGATATATATAGCAacaattttgagaaatttggcTCATATGATGCTCATGACAATGTT GTTACAGGCTTAGCTTGGGCGTTTGATGGATCTTGCTTGTACAGCTGCAGCCAG GATAATTTTGTGCGCAGCTGGATTGTACGTGGGAGTTCTCTCTGTGAAGTACCCATTCCTTCGAATACACCCCATCTTAGGAGCTCAGCTGAT CTTGCAGATGTATTTATATCATGCATTGGTGTGGCGATGTCCCCTGGAAATCTTGTGGTTGCAATG GCACGCAATTTGGATCTTGAACTGTTGGATCCAATGTACCAAGCAAG GGCTCAAAAGGCAGTGGTTGAGTTTTACTGGATTGGAGGGCAACAACTGGATCATTTGTCAAACACTGATCCACTTGATATGAAGGCACCGAAGGGATTCCCTTGTTTTCCAGAGAAGGAATTGGCATGTTGGGAGTCCAATATTCTTTGgtcattgaaaaaatatgaacatttggATGAGCCTCTGGTTGTTTGGGATATCATAGCATCATTATTAGCTTTCAAGCAGACAGCTTCGAAGTTTGTAGAACATATACTGCTTAAATGGCTCTCATTTTCATCTACGGGGTCTGAGGTTGGCCTTCCAGCTAAAAAGCTTTTGCCATGCATCTCTGCAAGTTTGTCAAAGATTAATTCTCGTCAGCTGCACCTTCTAAATATAATCTGTAGACGTGTCATGCTATCAGAGCTGAAGGCCGATCAAATAAACAGAAAATTGGAGAACTTGAGAGGATTAAGTAGTGCTGAAGGGAGGCAACTGACCATGTGGATGGAGTTACTTTTCAGCAGTGAAAGAGAACTCCGCGAGAGGCTTTTGGGTTTTAGCTTTTCTGCTTCTATAAGCCGTATGTCCCGTAGAGCCACCACTGCTTCTCGACCTGGGTATTGGTATCCTATTGGATTAGCACAAATGGAGCGGTGGGTTGCACTTAATCATGAACATGTAAGGGATCAACTGAAAGCCCTTGCATCAGAAGTTGGAAGGCATGAGACGAG TGAATGTGCAGCAGTGGAGCAATGTAGCTATTGTTCAGCGCTAGTTCCATTTGATTCACCAGAAGTTGGCTTTTGCCGAGGTCTAGAGGGTGAAAGTGGTATTGGTCAGAGCCACACACTACCAAGGTGTGCAGTTTCTATGCAGATTTGTCCTACTACTCCCTTATGGTTTTGCATATGTTGTAATAGACGGGCTTTCAGACTGGCACCTGAGACTCTTTTTTCGATGCCTGGAAACCATGTTGATTTTAAATCTTCTACCAAGTCATCTGTTGTAGAAGTACCTTCAAAACCTTTGTGTCCCTTTTGTGGGATTCTGCTACAGAGACTACAGCCAGACTTTCTACTTTCTGCATCACCTGTGTAG
- the LOC121255820 gene encoding uncharacterized protein LOC121255820 isoform X4: protein MDRERLYDYLARINFGKFDVSCTENSDATGHRCAEDSSNFISKKVYKRRKTTNKGSGTIWEPCRRKNKDSNVSSDPHTEMETVPEISCGQLGDENSLQIVPMSNSKAKSLEQIPEKCTLPQITASQYASRSAMLSSLTVAWSPLLPLSCELCPVPQTGSSVSLLALGCKSGNISIWRVYIPECYSVECSRGPTTVTLVGLLQAHLSWITSISWALLASDSSNPQILLATGSSDGSVRIWLGNDKELLNSSEVNSTPLFLLKKVIIADAAPVSVLSLIMPAKSTHKMLLAVGKGSGSFEVWNCDIYSNNFEKFGSYDAHDNVVTGLAWAFDGSCLYSCSQDNFVRSWIVRGSSLCEVPIPSNTPHLRSSADLADVFISCIGVAMSPGNLVVAMARNLDLELLDPMYQARAQKAVVEFYWIGGQQLDHLSNTDPLDMKAPKGFPCFPEKELACWESNILWSLKKYEHLDEPLVVWDIIASLLAFKQTASKFVEHILLKWLSFSSTGSEVGLPAKKLLPCISASLSKINSRQLHLLNIICRRVMLSELKADQINRKLENLRGLSSAEGRQLTMWMELLFSSERELRERLLGFSFSASISRMSRRATTASRPGYWYPIGLAQMERWVALNHEHVRDQLKALASEVGRHETSECAAVEQCSYCSALVPFDSPEVGFCRGLEGESGIGQSHTLPRCAVSMQICPTTPLWFCICCNRRAFRLAPETLFSMPGNHVDFKSSTKSSVVEVPSKPLCPFCGILLQRLQPDFLLSASPV, encoded by the exons ATGGATAGAG AGAGGCTTTACGATTATCTTGCAAGGATCAACTTTGGGAAGTTTGATGTTTCTTGTACAGAAAATTCTGAT GCAACAGGACATAGATGTGCAGAAGATTCATCAaactttatttccaaaaaaGTGTATAAGAGAAGAAAAAC CACCAATAAGGGCTCTGGAACTATTTGGGAACCATGTCGTCGGAAAAATAAGGATTCCAATGTCAGCTCTGACCCGCATACTGAGATGGAAACA GTGCCTGAGATAAGTTGTGGCCAACTGGGAGATGAAAATTCACTTCAAATTGTTCCCATGTCTAATTCTAAAGCAAAATCACTCGAGCAGATACCAGAAAAGTGCACGCTCCCACAGATTACTGCAAGTCAATATGCTTCTCGCAGTGCAATGCTGTCATCACTCACTGTTGCCTGGTCTCCATTGCTGCCGTTATCATGTGAACTTTGTCCAGTTCCTCAGACTGGTTCATCTGTTTCTCTACTTGCACTTGGTTGCAAGTCTGGTAACATTTCTATATGGAGAGTTTACATACCAGAATGCTACTCTGTTGAGTGCAGTAGGGGACCGACTACTGTAACCCTTGTTGGGCTCCTTCAGGCACACCTTTCGTGGATAACATCAATCAGTTGGGCACTACTTGCTTCTGATTCTTCAAATCCTCAGATTTTATTGGCTACTGGGAGTTCTGATGGGAG TGTGAGGATCTGGCTAGGGAATGATAAAGAATTGCTGAACTCATCAGAAGTCAATTCCACTCCCCTTTTCCTATTGAAGAAG GTTATAATTGCTGATGCTGCCCCAGTTTCGGTGCTTTCACTTATTATGCCTGCTAAGTCCACGCATAAAATGCTCTTAGCAGTTGGCAAAGGATCTGGATCTTTTGAAGTTTGGAATTGTGATATATATAGCAacaattttgagaaatttggcTCATATGATGCTCATGACAATGTT GTTACAGGCTTAGCTTGGGCGTTTGATGGATCTTGCTTGTACAGCTGCAGCCAG GATAATTTTGTGCGCAGCTGGATTGTACGTGGGAGTTCTCTCTGTGAAGTACCCATTCCTTCGAATACACCCCATCTTAGGAGCTCAGCTGAT CTTGCAGATGTATTTATATCATGCATTGGTGTGGCGATGTCCCCTGGAAATCTTGTGGTTGCAATG GCACGCAATTTGGATCTTGAACTGTTGGATCCAATGTACCAAGCAAG GGCTCAAAAGGCAGTGGTTGAGTTTTACTGGATTGGAGGGCAACAACTGGATCATTTGTCAAACACTGATCCACTTGATATGAAGGCACCGAAGGGATTCCCTTGTTTTCCAGAGAAGGAATTGGCATGTTGGGAGTCCAATATTCTTTGgtcattgaaaaaatatgaacatttggATGAGCCTCTGGTTGTTTGGGATATCATAGCATCATTATTAGCTTTCAAGCAGACAGCTTCGAAGTTTGTAGAACATATACTGCTTAAATGGCTCTCATTTTCATCTACGGGGTCTGAGGTTGGCCTTCCAGCTAAAAAGCTTTTGCCATGCATCTCTGCAAGTTTGTCAAAGATTAATTCTCGTCAGCTGCACCTTCTAAATATAATCTGTAGACGTGTCATGCTATCAGAGCTGAAGGCCGATCAAATAAACAGAAAATTGGAGAACTTGAGAGGATTAAGTAGTGCTGAAGGGAGGCAACTGACCATGTGGATGGAGTTACTTTTCAGCAGTGAAAGAGAACTCCGCGAGAGGCTTTTGGGTTTTAGCTTTTCTGCTTCTATAAGCCGTATGTCCCGTAGAGCCACCACTGCTTCTCGACCTGGGTATTGGTATCCTATTGGATTAGCACAAATGGAGCGGTGGGTTGCACTTAATCATGAACATGTAAGGGATCAACTGAAAGCCCTTGCATCAGAAGTTGGAAGGCATGAGACGAG TGAATGTGCAGCAGTGGAGCAATGTAGCTATTGTTCAGCGCTAGTTCCATTTGATTCACCAGAAGTTGGCTTTTGCCGAGGTCTAGAGGGTGAAAGTGGTATTGGTCAGAGCCACACACTACCAAGGTGTGCAGTTTCTATGCAGATTTGTCCTACTACTCCCTTATGGTTTTGCATATGTTGTAATAGACGGGCTTTCAGACTGGCACCTGAGACTCTTTTTTCGATGCCTGGAAACCATGTTGATTTTAAATCTTCTACCAAGTCATCTGTTGTAGAAGTACCTTCAAAACCTTTGTGTCCCTTTTGTGGGATTCTGCTACAGAGACTACAGCCAGACTTTCTACTTTCTGCATCACCTGTGTAG